A genomic window from Fusarium oxysporum Fo47 chromosome X, complete sequence includes:
- a CDS encoding amino acid permease/ SLC12A domain-containing protein, whose translation MDKDEKIVACSDMPADVEMGSGNTEVISSNGLKRELGSRHINMIAVAGMIGTGLFLSSGQVIATAGPVGALLAYTLMGFVTAGVAYTTGEITAFMPSTGGFVRHATKFVEPALGAATGWNFWYTMAINMPAEISAAATLVQFWNTSINPGVWITIFLLFIIVANLCGAKLYGESEVVFASLKIMLIIGLIIGGLVIDLGGAPNHERLGFRYWIHPGAFNTYIKDGSAGRFLAFWKAMLPAAFSYGNIQVVAISGSETRNPRKLIPAATKKTFYRIFFFYFCSIFIVGLIVPYNDPALGVSTGTASQSPFVIAFQRSGVSVVPSIINAVVCTSAISSGSACIFIASRTLFGLSCDGHAPQFFQRCNRFGTPHYAVGMSCLLSPLVYLTVVNNTSVVFAWFVNITTVAGLIGWVVIQVTYLRFFAGLKKQGYSRKGFDVFVKGRFTAQGFITCYINIAIFAVLYTIFKIRLRSKVIPTSKIELSEEFRSIREEKQQEEANQQHK comes from the exons ATGGATAAGGACGAAAAGATTGTCGCATGCAGTGACATGCCGGCAGACGTCGAGATGGGCAGCGGGAACACGGAGGTCATCTCATCCAATGGCCTCAAGCGTGAACTTGGCTCTCGTCACATTAACATGATTGCCGTCGCTGGCATGATT GGAACGGGACTCTTTCTTAGCTCTGGCCAAGTCATCGCAACAGCAGGCCCAGTTGGAGCCCTGTTAGCATATACCCTCATGGGATTCGTCACCGCGGGCGTTGCATATACCACAGGGGAGATCACGGCGTTTATGCCATCGACTGGCGGTTTCGTTCGTCATGCGACGAAGTTTGTGGAGCCTGCACTTGGTGCTGCAACTGGCTGGAACTTCT GGTATACCATGGCTATCAACATGCCAGCCGAGATCAGCGCCGCAGCCACGCTTGTCCAGTTCTGGAACACTTCCATCAACCCTGGTGTCTGGATCAccatctttcttctcttcatcatcgtcgccaaCCTTTGCGGAGCCAAACTCTACGGCGAGTCCGAAGTCGTCTTCGCATCCCTCAAGATCATGCTCATAATCGGTCTTATCATTGGTGGACTAGTTATTGACCTCGGTGGAGCACCGAATCACGAACGGCTGGGCTTTCGGTACTGGATCCATCCAGGAGCCTTCAACACTTATATCAAAGACGGTTCGGCTGGACGGTTCCTCGCATTCTGGAAGGCAATGCTTCCTGCTGCTTTCAGTTACGGCAATATTCAAGTCGTGGCCATCTCGGGGTCTGAAACGCGTAACCCTCGAAAGCTCATCCCGGCTGCGACAAAGAAGACCTTCTACCGaatattcttcttctatttctgcagcatcttcatcgtcggtcTCATTGT GCCATACAACGACCCAGCTCTCGGCGTCTCTACCGGAACCGCCTCACAGTCTCCATTCGTCATCGCCTTCCAACGATCCGGAGTATCAGTTGTCCCCTCTATCATCAACGCTGTCGTATGTACCTCAGCCATAAGCAGCGGCTCTGCTTGTATCTTCATCGCCTCTCGAACTCTTTTCGGCCTTAGCTGTGATGGCCATGCTCCTCAGTTCTTCCAACGTTGCAACAGATTTGGCACCCCCCACTATGCGGTTGGTATGAGCTGCCTATTGTCTCCCCTCGTGTATTTGACGGTTGTCAACAACACTTCCGTGGTCTTCGCCTGGTTTGTGAACATTACGACTGTTGCTGGCCTTATAGGCTGGGTCGTCATTCAGGTGACCTATCTCCGTTTCTTTGCTGGTCTCAAGAAACAGGGGTACAGTAGAAAAG GGTTTGACGTCTTCGTGAAGGGTCGTTTCACTGCCCAGGGATTCATCACATGTTACATCAACATAGCCATCTTTGCTG TGCTTTACACAATCTTCAAGATCCGGCTGAGGTCAAAAGTCATACCAACTTCAAAGATTGAGCTCAGTGAAGAGTTTCGGTCAATTCGAGAGGAAAAGCAGCAGGAGGAAGCTAATCAACAGCATAAATAA
- a CDS encoding Glyoxalase/Bleomycin resistance protein/Dihydroxybiphenyl dioxygenase, with protein MPDMRIPTITNDLSKVQLSRIAHVYFEHPELDKFDRFADDFGFVKEAQVGDTIYYRGYGIDPFVYVATKSKDGKQRFLGPAFVAASEEEFEKAAALEGAERVSLEHAPGGGKMIKFSRQDNTFFHVVYGQEERKIDSEEPTATHEQQGPYNKPFTKPRRGKYQRYHPGPALVHKLGHFGYVVPDFDNELAWYTGNFNFVPSDILYHWDFSNMDVLTFMHLDLGDEYSDHHCFFMQRAEPHVKKIYCHHTSFEVADFDTQLIGHEYLASKGWKSVWGVGRHVLGSQIFDYWADPSGFKIEHYADGDVVNRATGTNRDVVGPFSVWGPEVPKDFGEKGV; from the exons ATGCCTGATATGCGAATCCCCACAATCACCAACGACCTCTCCAAGGTGCAATTGTCCCGTATCGCCCATGTCTACTTTGAACACCCAGAGCTGGACAAGTTCGACAGATTCGCAGATGACTTTGGCTTTgtcaaagaagctcaagtcGGAGATACCATTTATTACCGAGGTTATGGCATAGACCCTTTTGTCTACGTCGCAACTAAGAGTAAAGATGGAAAGCAGAGATTCCTTGGGCCTGCTTTCGTAGCTGCCTCTGAggaagagtttgagaagGCAGCTGCTCTTGAAGGAGCTGAGCGAGTTTCTCTTGAGCATGCGCCTGGTGGGGggaagatgatcaagttCAGTCGACAAGACAACACATTCTTTCATGTTGTGTATGGTCAAGAAGAGAGGAAGATTGATTCAGAGGAACCCACCGCCACACATGAGCAGCAGGGACCATACAACAAGCCATTCACAAAGCCAAGGCGAG GAAAATACCAGCGATACCACCCTGGCCCAGCACTTGTTCACAAGCTCGGCCATTTCGGCTACGTTGTCCCGGACTTTGATAACGAGCTAGCATGGTACACAGGCAACTTCAATTTCGTCCCTTCAGATATCCTGTACCATTGGGACTTCTCCAATATGGACGTGCTCACCTTTATGCACCTGGATCTCGGCGATGAGTACTCTGATCATCACTGCTTCTTCATGCAGCGAGCTGAACCTCATGTCAAAAAGATATACTGCCACCATACCTCATTTGAAGTGGCAGATTTTGATACTCAGCTCATTGGACATGAGTACCTGGCTAGCAAAGGCTGGAAGAGTGTCTGGGGCGTTGGGCGACATGTTTTGGGTAGTCAGATCTTTGACTACTGGGCGGATCCCAGTGGCTTCAAGATTGAGCATTatgctgatggtgatgtcGTCAATCGGGCAACAGGGACCAACAGGGACGTCGTTGGACCTTTCTCGGTTTGGGGTCCCGAAGTACCCAAGGACTTTGGAGAGAAGGGTGTATGA